ACAACGCTAAATTCTTTTATTACCAATAGTGCAAGGGATAGTAAAAGTAccaggatccttacactttggtggaagcttcttttgaagaactgcagaaacattctcccccacactaaATTTTTCATTACCCCTCAACTTACGCTTATTAGTGCACAACTCTTTCAAAAACTTGGCATAGCACGACACTTGTTTAATAGCGTCAAGAAGAGGAATATTCACTTCAACCTTTTGGAATGTATCAAGAATttccttgtcaacctcttcctttttagTCTTCTTTAGTCTGCTTGGGAATGGAGGTGGGATGACAAAAGTAGGCTTAGGGTTTAGTTATGTAGGGGTGGTTGGTTTTGAAGGAACATCTTCATTAACTGTGCAATCAACTTGTGGCTTCGATGAAAATTTACTGGGCATTGGAGGACTAGGTGGATCATATTGCGTCCCACTTCGCAAAGTTATTGCACTAGCATTCTCCTTGGGATTCATCTCAAGTTGTGAAGGAAATTTATTAGACAGATGAGCTTCCAACCTGTTATATGATGCTGCTAATTGTCCCACCTCATTCTCCAAACTTTTGATTGAAGCTTGGGTGGTTTGCTGAAACTGAAGAGTATTTGTAGCAAGTGCATTGATTAAATCCTCAATAGAGGGTTTGgcacttggtggtggagcagcttGCGGTGCTTGTGATGGTCTAGGTACAAAATTATTTTGAGACCGTTGTTGCAAAGTGAAACCAGGTGGTCTCGTAGATGTAGACTGTGGAGCAActtgttgttgattcccataaCGAAGATTTGGATGATCACGCCAACCAGTATTATAAGTTTATGAAAAGGGTTCATAATACATCTGACGTAATTGACAAGGAAAATTTCCTACAGCGTTAACACCCTCAGTTTCTCCCTCAAATAGAGTAGGGCAAGTATCAGTAGCATGCCCCACAACTTGACAGATTCCACATGGCCTCACCTGTTGGCCTAAAGCTAGTTGTTGTACCATTGCAGTTAATTGAGCCAATTGTTGACCCAGCTGATTAGCATTAGAGGTGCTCACTTCATTAGCTGATTTGGGTGGTGGAATTGGATCTTGGAGAATGCCAAACTGTTGTGAGTTAGcagccatattagaaatcaagctcctgTCTACAACAGGATTCTTATCAACTAGTGCACCTCCACTGGCTGCATCAATCATACTCCTATCCAGTGattgtaatccttcataaaagtacTGAATGGGGAGCTGTTCACTTATCTGATGATGAGGGCAACTAGCACACAACcgcttaaatctctcccaatattcATACAAAGACTCTCCTGTATATTTCCTTATACCACAGATCTCTTTCTTGATGCTTCCAACTTTAGATGTTGGAAAATATCATTCCAGGAACATAGTCTTCATACCATTCCAGGTTTCAACAGTACCAGGTGGAAGATAGTACAACCACTGTTTAGCTGCATCCTTtagggagaaaggaaaagctcGCAGCTTAATTTTATCTTCAGTCACTGCAACAGGTTTCATACTAGAACAGACAATATGAAACTCCTTCAAATGTTTATTCAGATCCTCACCAGGCAGCCCATGGAAAGAAGGCAATAAAGGGATGAGGCCCGGCTTCAGCTCAAAGTTTACATCCAACGGTGGATAGTGGATGCAAAGTGGTTGTTGGTCAAGATTTGGCACTGCCAACTCTTTCAATGTCCTTTGTTGAGCCATTGTTCTATAGGATCGAACTGAATCGTCAGAATCAGATTCGTTGTCAAACGGTAATGGCACTTTAATAGGATTGACTTTTGGAGCAAGACgttgaaagagtggattatcGGTGATAGTCCTTGAAGAACGAGAAGCTGACGATGACTCAAGATATTGTTTATGCCCAAATAACCTTTCTTGGGTATCGTCTTTACCAGACATATACACCTGACAATTCCACagtaaaaactaattagtcacaaataaataaatttgaataataaagagAATAACAATAGCccctggcaacggcgccaaaaatttgatggctgtcgtataccacaacaaatttaacaatgatttttctttcaatacttctaattatttcagtataatagcaagcacaggtcgaacccacgaggactatcgttcactttattattcaataattaacactaaaacttataAGGGGATTTtaatttttaactcaaaattaaataacataaactagaaagcaaataaagattgatattacgatattaagaaacagttaaaggttaatctccacccttaACAATCATtcataatcactaataataaatattattccaatttcacaattaaactattaaccccgcagataatgctgaagcagacaattatctcagtctccctattataagtaataaaggtgaagcgctcaataattaactcttttatctaagcaataaatctatgatgcatacaatctatttaacttagataaagcataaATTCCTATGCAAATAAGTTAATATAGGCAataattaatgaagcatataattcatttaacctatgttctatttttcatcacaatcaacaattcttttgacataactatcaattgcaatttatcacatacacttagaatcctaaactattaggtgagtagtaattctaagatgacaattgaatacTGTAAagccttaattagttggccacctaacaagaaatcacacaattcataacattcaattagaaaaatagaaacaatttaatattgagagaaattaaagaataatattcattatcaacaatcaagaattcatgtcttgggttttgaattaacccttaacctaaaaagaacctactccataatagtaatcataatcacaaacataattataattaagattaaagagattaagggaagaaaagaaactagattgatgaacaaaagtaatgtCGTCTTGTAATCTTCTCTTCAGCCTtttctgagtctttttctctcctaaaTTGTCATAAAAATCCTCTCTAAAATTAACCCTAACAAtcctttatagtctcaattaaattctaattaaaaagtaataaaaaatatgaaaacgaCGTCGCAAGCCGCGGCCTGAAAATGTGAGCTGCGTCCTAGAACAAAATCTTTGCATAAATTGGTCACTTAGGCAACGGGCTGAAAAAACTGAGCAGCGGCctgtttggaaaaaaaattctGAAACTCCAATTCCATTTAAAGTGTTGCAGCCTGAGTTATGAGCCGCAGCATaccttcaatttcttcaattcttgatcttagatagcttgtacgttgccgccacttcaacatttcaatcccgaaagcttggaatactcctaaaactttattttaactacacttgccatcaaaatgtcagatttatcatcataaaatgcaatgtagaaaatatgttgtagaatcacgaaactaagttaaaactattaaaaattctatcataacaccatccaagcatagaaaaacttaacaaatattaatacaaaaatgtcCTTATCAATTACTCTAGATAtagtcatacttacttaatgcttaggaaatctgaaacctttggtaagtttcaagaattcaaagctgaggctgataagcaattaggtaagactctaaagaaATTTTGATCTGATTGAGGTGGAGAATATATGGAATcataattcaaagatttcttgctggaacatggtattctatcccaactcacagcaccaggaatgccacaacaaaatggtgtttctaaaAGAAGAAACATGATCTTGTTGGACATGGTTAGGTTTATGTTAAgatactcttcacttcctctctcattctggggatatgcacttcaaacgacgacgtacattttgaatgtagccCATCTGTGACCAGTAGTAGAACgtcactggaactgtggaatggaaacaaacctagtttgcactaTTTCTGCATTTGGgcctgtcctgctcatgttcttagacctaaatcggggaaacttgaatcaaggtcggaagtgtgcatttttgttggctatgctccaaaaacaagaggtggttatttctatagtcccaaggatcaaaaggtatttgtttccacaaatgcgaccttccttgaacatgactatacgAATAACTATAAACCgcggagcaaggtagtattggaggaactcacagcttaTATGATTCCATcataatcatcttcatcattaaatgataaatgacaaattaaggaaaccatgattcctggaaaagaaaccccagtgcaacgtcgtagtgggaggattgtgagaaaACATGTTTTCTACGAACATGCGGCACATGTCTTTGTTTTTGATAGATACAAGGACGATCATTTAACCTTTAAAGAGGAAATGGATGTTCcagaaaaggagaaatggcaagaagccatgaaccaagaaatagaATCGATGTATTCTAATTCTATCTAGGATCTtttggatccacctgaagatgttagTCCCATaaggtgtaagtggatatacaagaagaaaatggGTGAAGAttggaaagtagagactttaaaattaaggcttgtagccaaaggttacactcagagagaaggtgttgattatgaagaaacattttcaccTGTgcccatgctcaaatccattcataTCCACTTATCCATAGcggctgccaatgattatgagatatggaaaatggatgtcaagacaacatttctaaatggttatcttgatgaaagtatctatatggtacaactagTAGGGTTCAttaagaaaggggaagatcaaaaggtgtgcaagttgctaaaatccattaatggattaaagcaagcatctagatcttggaatatcgcttatgatgaaacaattaaaacatatggcttcgaacaaaatgtcGACGAAGcgtgtgtgtataaatacatcaaagaaaagctggtggttttcttagttctttacatcgatgacatttttctcattgggaacaataTAGAGATATTGTCAAACGTAAAGAAGTGGTTAACTGAAAAGTTTCAAATGAAAGATTCGAGCGAGGCAAGCCATGTTCTGCGAATACAAATCCctagggataggaagaacaagctcttggcactttctctggctaattatatagatagggtgcttgaaagattctctatggataATTCCAAGAAAGATCAATTATCGACCAGACATAGAAtcgctctctccaaggaacaatatcccaagacacctcaggaggaagaggatatgagaaagtatccctatgcttcagcagttgggagtctgatgtacgctatgttgtgtactgggcccgacatatgttatacagttgggattgtaagtcattatcaatcaaatcctagtttggaacactggattgaagtaaagcacattctcaagtatacTAGGAGAACGAAagactatatgctggtatattcatggggtgagctaaaccctactggatacactaatcctgatttccaatcagacaaagacaatcGAAAATTGACATCTGGGTTAGTGCTCACTATTGGTGGAGGAGCTTTTGTCTGAAGAAGAataaaattgtaatgccctggatagccaagaccgttacactgtgtgtttataaaagtgctagacttgctaatcaagtcgtttcgttgaaaacgtgttattgaaactattgtggaactaaggttaaaaggttttcgtctcaaaagccacatttcttataaataaacgttttctgtttacacgggatcccaaaaataataagataaaacCATTTACAATGATTAAAGGTTTAAATACTGTAATTAgacattctaaggcaaaacagactgacaggcattccttgtcctgatccgcTCCTCAGCAGTGGCGACCGAacagttgactatgtacattcagccccgcagctctccatctcaggactggtccaacttgcctttgcctttacctgcaccacatagcacccgtgagccaaggcctagtaagaaaacacaataacagagcataaacaatcaacagacaatccaatatctcatatcacataaccatgttctcaacagtttaagcatttatgataaccaagtattcagcataccaaacatatcaatAATTAATTCAcagatgataactagggttag
The Humulus lupulus chromosome 6, drHumLupu1.1, whole genome shotgun sequence DNA segment above includes these coding regions:
- the LOC133785345 gene encoding uncharacterized protein LOC133785345, with the translated sequence MSGKDDTQERLFGHKQYLESSSASRSSRTITDNPLFQRLAPKVNPIKVPLPFDNESDSDDSVRSYRTMAQQRTLKELAVPNLDQQPLCIHYPPLDVNFELKPGLIPLLPSFHGLPGEDLNKHLKEFHIVCSSMKPVAVTEDKIKLRAFPFSLKDAAKQWLYYLPPGTVETWNVGSIKKEICGIRKYTGESLYEYWERFKRLCASCPHHQISEQLPIQYFYEGLQSLDRSMIDAASGGALVDKNPVVDRSLISNMAANSQQFGILQDPIPPPKSANEVSTSNANQLGQQLAQLTAMVQQLALGQQVRPCGICQVVGHATDTCPTLFEGETEGVNASTSTRPPGFTLQQRSQNNFVPRPSQAPQAAPPPSAKPSIEDLINALATNTLQFQQTTQASIKSLENEVGQLAASYNRLEAHLSNKFPSQLEMNPKENASAITLRSGTQYDPPSPPMPSKFSSKPQVDCTVNEDVPSKPTTPT